The nucleotide window tgagttgaATCATAACACCAAGATATCTCAAAATCCAACAATTAGTctacaaaatttcataaatcaAAAGTGTATAATATTGAATTCTAATCTTTAAACCCCTAAACATCAAAAATGTATAATATTGAATTCTAATCTTTAAACCCCTAAACATCTAACTTGTTCTAATGTGACAGATGTGCTGAAGGAGTAGTTGAACTATATAGTAGTGCAGAATGCACATATTCTTCAAGGTTTGTTCTTGCTTTTGCATTTGAGCTTACAGAgatgaaaaatgaagaatCTGCAGGCTTCAGCAAGGGAAAACATTTTCACCAGTtgggaaagaaacaaaaaggtaCTAACATGAAAAGCGATTCCAACTACGTGGCCCAAGACTTTGGCAAATTGCTGATGGGATATGACAGCCGTAACTCCTGTTGTGAATGCTATTCCAGTGGATAGCAGAGCAATATATGTAAGAGCAGCTGCAATTGTTAAATAGTAAACATAGGAGGACTTGTTGCTGTTAACCGCTCCCCAGAACAGAAGGCAAGCTGCAATTATTGAGCAAGTCATGGCAATGCTGTCTGTGATGATGAAGCacttgaaaaaattatttgattgCAGAAGAGCCTGCCCTTGGTCCGGGCCTACATCATTGTTGTATCCTCCAGGCATTGTAAAGGCTGCTGCAAATGTCACAGTTGTGATAAGTGTTGCAACCATTAAAAGGGTCTGGCCCATTTGCTTGTAAGTTTGCATTGCAATGGCTTCTTCTTGGTCTGCTCTTGAAAAAACCTTGATGTTGTCCAACCAAGAAGGCGGTGTCCGGAGATGTCCCCAAATGCTTGGCATTATATTCTGCAATTAAATTCATTTAAGAGAAACAAGGTCTATAAGAATGGCAGTTTGTAGTTTGTTAAGCATTAAGACCAATTTTATACAAGGGATATTAATTATGTACTTAGTACTCACCCTGGGAGGTGTAATATTAGCTTCCTTGATTGAACTATCAACCTCAATTGCTGTTTGGCCATATTTGTTCTTGGATCTTGGATTTACTCTTCCATCCCACTTCAAGTAACACAaaatccaagtttttctttcaatGGTGGATAGATGGAAAGGCGTATTTCCATCAAAATCAGGCTGGTTTATGAGCCCCTCCAGCTCTGCAGTTTCTAGTATATACCTGACAACTTCTGTTTGCCCATTGAAGATTGCAATATGAAGAGCATTCCGTCCATAAGGGTCGACAAGTTCTCCCGAATCAGGGCAATGTCCAACAATCTCTCTAATCACATTGGTATAACCTTTGCTGGCTGCAACATGAATTGGTGAATAACCCTGTTTATTCAAAACATACGCAATCGAAATATCGAGTTCTAGTAATCGTTGAACTGTTTTATGGCCTCCCAGGGATGCTGCATAGTAGAGAGGAGTCTTGCCTTGGTGGTCAGCTTGTATGATCAGCTGCTGTTTGAACCTTAGGAGGGATTCCATGACATCTTATAATCATACACAAAAATTTAGCTTAGATTAGAAAAATTTACAGAAGACTATTACTGATTAGAGGAGCAACATCTGTATGGAATGGATactactatttttatttatgcaaAATTCAACTGCCAGAGGTGTCAATAGTGAAAGTCCCACTTAGGATTTGCAAGTTAATTGAGATAATGGTAGCATATATTACTGGGCCAAAGTATGACATACCAAAATGCCTCTCAACCACAGCAGCATGCAGAGCTGTTTGGCCATCTGAACCACCATGAGCTGATGAAGGGCTTGACTGTAAAATTTGATTCAGAATATCTAACAATCCCTCTCTTGCAGCCAGGT belongs to Prunus persica cultivar Lovell chromosome G4, Prunus_persica_NCBIv2, whole genome shotgun sequence and includes:
- the LOC18780969 gene encoding protein ACCELERATED CELL DEATH 6; translated protein: MDPRLYKSAKSGDVCFLKQLLNDDPTLLYQLTPRENTALHIAVQFGHKNVTAEIYSRCMSLVSRPNLDGDTPLHVAARVGCFSIVNYLVRETLSMSQADFGNANNSMTETLRIRNRGNNTVLHEAVRNGHTKVAEFLLKMDPKLACFENEAGESPLYLAAREGLLDILNQILQSSPSSAHGGSDGQTALHAAVVERHFDVMESLLRFKQQLIIQADHQGKTPLYYAASLGGHKTVQRLLELDISIAYVLNKQGYSPIHVAASKGYTNVIREIVGHCPDSGELVDPYGRNALHIAIFNGQTEVVRYILETAELEGLINQPDFDGNTPFHLSTIERKTWILCYLKWDGRVNPRSKNKYGQTAIEVDSSIKEANITPPRNIMPSIWGHLRTPPSWLDNIKVFSRADQEEAIAMQTYKQMGQTLLMVATLITTVTFAAAFTMPGGYNNDVGPDQGQALLQSNNFFKCFIITDSIAMTCSIIAACLLFWGAVNSNKSSYVYYLTIAAALTYIALLSTGIAFTTGVTAVISHQQFAKVLGHVVGIAFHVSTFLFLSQLVKMFSLAEACRFFIFHLCKLKCKSKNKP